AAAGATTATATGTCGGTACGGGATGCCTGAAAGGATAATATCCGAAAATGCACTGAACTCGAACAAAACTTAATAACAGAAGTTTATAGTCAGTTTAAGATCAGATACCATAATTCGTCACCGTACCGTCCAAATATGAATGGTGCCGTGAAAGCagctaacaaaaatattaagaaaattgtAGGGAAAATAACTGAAACCtacaaagattggcatgagaaattaccttTCGCTCTCCTAGCATATCGTACCTCTGTTAGAACCTCTAATGGGGCAACACCGTTTTCCTTAGTCTATGGGATGTaggcagttttacccatagAAGTGGAAATCTCTTCTCTCCGAGTATTAGCTGAATTAAAGTTAGATAAGACCGAATGGattcaatctcgatatgatcaacTAAACTTGATAGAAAAAAAtaggttaaaagctattcgtcacaATCAAATGTATTtgaaacgaatgatgcgagcctataacaagaaagttcgtcctagagaatttcacgagggggacctaattttgaaaaagattcttcttctacaaaaggattttaaaggaaaatagatgccaaattgggaaggtccttatgtggtaaagaaaGCGTTTTCTGGAAGAGTTTTATtcttgagcgagatggatggtaaaagcctgccaaatcctgtaaattcagattcagttaagaaatatttcacttgaagaaagaggatcaaagtgaaaacctgTAAATGGCACTAACAGtcaaatagattgaagctacaatagtGAATCTCACCTCCCTGGCgatacagtggaacagattgaagctacgatggCGAATCTTGCTTTTCCGACATTGCAACTAAAAaattgaagccgcaacggcgaatcttatttcctcgATGAAACTAGgcaaaaattggtctttcttagtctttgctctgttatcgttacacgacaacgagcaaaaaGAGGCAGCTGTACAAGCCTAATTTTAAACCCAAGCCCAAGAACCCAAAACAACCTAAACCTACCCAAGACCCAACTAACCCTTAacccaaacaaaaacaaaacccaaacccaagGCCCAATTACAAACTCTACCCAGCTACTCAAACTCACCTAGACCTTAAGTCAAGAATATTAATATTCTTCCATGGGAGTTTGCTCAACTTCTGTCAATGAATTGTGAGATAAATTTAAGTAACTCAAAGTGTCACACGTCACTTCTTACAGCCATTGTGGAATCTTCCCTTCAATTCTATTGTTAGAAAGGTCCaaagttttcaacttttttaacCCTTTCAAAAATGGGGGAATTGGCTGACATTATTTGAGCTTAAGGATAGGCTGTTTAGTGAAAGGTCAAGATATTCGAGATTTGGGAGATTTGAGAACATTCCAAACTCTATAACACCACTGAGATTATTTGAGTATAAAAAGAGCCAGGTAAGGTTGAGAAATTGGAACATTGAAGATGGAAGATGACCTTGGAGTTTATTATTCCCTAACACTATCATTCTAGTGATTTAGATTGGAATTCTTTGATGTGGTCACTGAATTGATTTTGAGAGAGATATACTTCCATTAAGGAGGAAGCATTATACAACCATGACAGAAGTTTTTCATTGGGTAAAATGTTAGATAAGTCTAAAGATATTAGATTAGGGAAAGCAGCTACCTCATCTGGAATGGGACCTTCTAAAGAATTTTCAGCTATTCTCAAGTGTTCAAGTTGTGTTAGGTTTACAATTGACAATGAAACTTGTCCACTCAATTGGTTCCATGACAAGTCTAAATATATGAGCCACAAAAGGTTCCCCAATGATCTCGAAATTGATCCCTGTAAATTGGAATTAGAGAgacaaatatttcaaaacatGCAGGTTGTCaatcaaatcaatcaatttCGTAAAGAAGGACATCCATGACAGATCCAAATGTTCAAGATTACTGCTCTGATAGAACTTCAGAAGATCAAGACTAAGGTTTCGGTTGTATCCTAAGTTGAGCAAATTGAGGTTTGGTGAATGAAGAATATTTCTTGAGAATTTTCCTTGTAAATCACAACCACCAAGACTAAGAGACTTTATAGAAGAGGATAGATTCATGAAAACATTAGGATTAATAGAAGGCATGATAATTCTATCAAGAAAAAGATGCCTCACCTCAGTTAGATTGTGAACAAGTCcctcaaaagtatttttgtcAGGTGTTAATTGGTCAGAAAAAACATTATGAGAGAGATCAAGTGAAACCAATTTCAAAATCCATGCCGTCATTCTTTTTCTTAGTTGTCAATGCTTACTGCTACTGTGGTCCCATTGAGGCAAAATTCTGGGAAATGTTTGAGCCTTTTACCACATGTCCATGCAGTGCCTACTCACACAAGATCTGAACTTTGTTCAGACAAGTTCCTCAAAAGATAGCCCTGTAATATGCAACATATGAATCAGTGTCAGAAAAGGCCAAAGAAAGAGTACGGAACTGAACTAGTAGAAAATCAAGATAATATACCATATTATCCAGTGCTGGGGCTTTCAGAGCACTAATCTCACTCATTGCACAATCAGGAAACACAAAGCTAGCAGCATGCCATGTTTCAATGACTCTGTCACtgagttttattaaaaaaatgtaaatttcagAGATATTTTACATGGTCTTTATTTTCCAAGGAAACATGAATTCCAAAGATCAACGACTCCACTGAGTTTGTCGCTTCAATAAAAAATGGTAAGAACAACAAGACCAGTTaacaataatcaataataacattttctaCAACACTAAAAATGACTCATAGGGATTATAAATTTGAGGGGGAAATGTATGAACAATGGGATCAATTACAACTTACAAGCATGTGATAACTAGCAGACATAACTCATACAAGACCTAGATGTATTATTGAACTCTTATATAAAAGACAACTGAAGATGCAAAGCTTAATTGTTAAGCTTTTCTGATGCTTGATAAGTATAGTTTTAGTTCAGTTCCGAGATCAATGCATGCTATTGCGATTTATTATCTTTGATGCCAAGGAAATGACAGAATTCAAAGACCAAAAGGTTCGATTACATACTAGATCATGGATGTAAACCAATCTACAACCTCTCTCCTCGACCTCCATTTGAAACCAGCATGATTTGAATTCTTAGCCGCATATACCCTCACAAACTCCTCAGCAACAACATAAAACATCTGCCTAATACTCCTTTGAGAACCGATAATCGCATGCATGATTCACCGGTGGAATCCTTCAAGAAATATTGAACCACACAATTACCACACTCGTGAAATAAACTCCTCCCGCCACTCAAACAATGACCATTTCGGACATTTTGATAGACAATACACAATTTGCTTCACTACTTACTCACATAGCTAAAAGATGTCTAATGAAACGGCAAAGTGTTCTTCCAAAATGGTACATTAAGCGCCAAAAGACAACCACCATACATTCATTCATTCAAGAAATGACTTCAATATGGCAATAAGCTATTAtcttaaaaatgtttttctaCCACGAAGAATAAGAACTAGGCATCACAGAAAATTTGCTAAATTAATGACTTTGCTTccttcaaaataaacaaacgattAACTGCATTAACCCCAAAGAGGTCACCATCAACCTCCAGTTAAACTTTCAaggaataataataaacaatagaAGGAAACAAGGGGGAAAAAAACTAACCAGAACTCGGTAAAAACTGAGCCTTGAAGATCTGCAGGTAGTAAGAGAAAAACCCCATGACGACTAAAGTCCAAGCTTGAAAGAACCAAAAGGGAGCAAACATATGGCTATGACTCACTGGACCAAGAGAATCACCAATGAATAAAGGAAAATGGGTACTTTCCTTTATACCTAAACATGCAATATTTAGCTTTAAGAAAGAGGGTGAAAGTTAAAGAACTTGTCTTTGTTTTGATGTGTGGAACACGAGATAGTGAAGGAAAATAGAGGCGAGGAAATAAGATGGAGTAAGTGGGGAAAAAGGAGAGCCTAAAAGAGACATTTTTGAAGGGGAGTTTAGAAGCTGCAGAGGCTTTGGCATACGGCAGCTAATAATGAGAGAAGACAAACCAGAAACGCAAGTACGACGACgacaaaaataaagttaaaaaaattttaagagttgATGAAATAACATTTTGTAGCTTAGCTAATTGGGACGGAGTCCACCAGTCTGATGCCCATAGATCCATACCTGGGATTTTCTATTTGGGCTAACTTTCTAACTTCTCCCACTAGTCTTGAAACTTTGCagattttttcaatttgatctgTGTTATGAGCAGAAAAGTTAGCAGGAGATATTTGTGAAGATTAAGTGAAACGGGGAGTTTTGGGAAGGGGGTCTGTTAGTTTAATTGAAACGGGGAGTTCAGAAGATTAGTTATACGGTGCGTTTAATCACAACAGAAATTGTCCACGTCACTTTGTTAGTTTTCCTTTAGAACTGCATGTAATGCATGAGGTATTCTTCATGAATGAAAACAGAAGAAAATCCAGTATTCTCAAtcttctctctatttttctttctctcttccccGATTACTCTCTTTTCTACTTTCAAATTCTGGTTCGTACCAAAGGTATCAGAGCTATCACGATCCCTTTCGATGGCTGGCGAAGGCGTATCGACGAGGTTGCAAAAAGAGGTGAGCAATATGTAGCAGGAAATCTCCAAATTCCAAGAGAAATTCGTGCATCTGGAGGTCAAGATGGAATCCCGTCTAAAGGAGCTTCGAACGGAGTTACGAGGTGATTTCCAGTCGTTGTTCGTTCAGTATTTCGGGCCACCGCCAACTGGTTTATCGATAATCGCCGCAATGATAAGGATAAGGGGTTTTGGGGCTCCTCCGGTTCCTACCAAAGATTCTCGATCCACCTCAGCGCAGATGGATCCATCCATTGTTGCAGGGGGCAGTGTGCATTTGAGAGAGCAACCAATTATTTTGAGAGCTTCGGGGAAAGGCGCTTTAAACACGAGCATTGGTGCAACAGCGATCGTTTCAAGTGGAACGAGGTGTCTGGATACAGGGCAGTTCATGTACCAGAAGGGCGCAACATTCGATGCCAAGGCAGATGTATTTCACATGCTATCTGGTATGTGGAAAACACCTACAGAGAGGTGCTTTATGTGGTTAGCAGGATCTCGTTCATCTGAACTTATGAAACAGCAAGTTCAGGATGGGGCTAGAGGTCAGAAACGTGAACCTTTTAACCGAGGGAAGAAAAATAAGCATTCTGGTCTCCAAAATTTTGGGAATTATACTGGTACTGGTTGGGGGAATCAAAGTAATGGAGGTGGCCAAAATAATTGGGGATCTAGGAGAACAACTTGGTTGATGCTTATTGACAAGCTTTCAAAGAAGTCACTATTACATGCAGTTTTATTAGATTTCTCAAAGAATCAATGTGATAAATCTGCTGACAAACGTCGATCGGAGAGGAGTTTTCAAGTTGGGGGATCTCCTATGTACAGGATAGAAAGAAAGCTTGGTAAAGGTGGATTTGGTCAGGTGTTTGTTGGAAGACGTGTTAGTGATGGAAATGAACGTGCAACTGGTTCTACAGCCATGGAGGTAGCTCTGAAATTTAAGCATAGAAACAGCAAAGGTTGTAGTTATGGTCCTCCTTACGAATGGCAAGTTTACAATGCTCTAGATGGTAGTCACGGAGTTCCAAAAGTGCACTACAAAGGAAAACAATGAGACTATTATGTGAGGGTTATGGACATATTAGGGCCCAGTTTATGGGATGTTTGGAATCCTTCAGGTCAAACGATGTCTGCAGAAATGGTAGCTTGTATAGCTGTTGAGTCACTATCTTTACTAGAGAAGATGCACTCCAAAGGTTATGTGCATGGGGATGTTAAACCTGAGAACTTTTTACTTGGTCAACCATCCACGCCACAAGAGAAGAAGTTGTTTCTTGTTGACCGTGGATTAGCAACAAAATGGAAAGATAGCAGCAGTGAACTGCATGTTGATTATGATCAACGACCTGATATGTTTAGAGGAACTGTTCGATATGCAAGTGTCCATGCGCATTTGGGAAGCACTGTTAGCAGAAGAGATGATCCTGAGTCTCTTGCTTATACGCTCATATTTTTACATCAAGGCCGGCTACCATGGTAGAAACATGCATTCCAAGTCAAATTTCCTCATTTTCAGCCTTGAGGACAAGGCTGTTTTCTGGGAAAGGAATATTGTTATGAGCAGAAAAGTTAGCAGGAGATATTTGTGAAGATTAAGTGAAACGGAGAGTTTTGGGAAGGGGGTCAGTTAGTTTAATTGAAACGGGGAGTTTAGAAGATTAGTTATATGGTACGTTTAATCACAATAGAAATTGTCCACGTCACTTTGTTAGTTTTCCTTTAAAACGCATGTAATGCATGAGGTATTCTTCatgaatgaaaatgaagaaaatccaAGATTCTCAatcttctctatttttctttctctcttccccGATTACTCTCTTTTCTACTTTCAAATTCTGGTTCGTACCAAAGGTATCAGAGCTATCACGATCCCTTTCGATGGCTGGCGAAGGCGTATCGACGAGGTTGCAAAAAGAGGTGAGCAATATGTAGCAGGAAATCTCCAAATTCCAAGAGAAATTCGTGCATCTGGAGGTCAAGATGGAATCCCGTCTAAAGGAGCTTCGAACGGAGTTACGAGGTGATTTCCAGTCGTTGTTCGTTCAGTATTTCGGGCCACCGCCAACTGGTTTATCGGTAACTGCTGCAGCTGATAAGGATAAGGGGGTTTTGGGGGCTCCTCCTGGGTTCCTACCAAAAGATTCTGATCCACCTCAGGCGCAGATGGATCCATCCATTGCTGCAGGGGGCAGTGTGCATTTGAGAGAGCAACCAATTATTTTGGGAGCTTCGGGGAAAGGCGCTTTAAACACGAGCATTGGTGCAACAGCGATCGTTTCAAGTGGAACGAGGTGTCTGGATATAGGGCAGTTCATGTACCAGAAGGGCGCAACATTCGATGCCAAGGCAGATGTATTTCACATGCTATCTGGTATGTGGAAAACACCTACAGAGAGGTGCTTTATGTGGTTAACAGGATCTCGTTCATCTGAACTTATGAAACAGCAAGTTCAGGATGGGGCTAGAGGTCAGAAACGTGAACCTTTTAACCGAGGGAAGAAAAATAAGCATTCTGGTCTCCAAAATTTTGGGAATTATACTGGTACTGGTTGGGGGAATCAAAGTAATGGAGGTGGCCAAAATAATTGGGGATCTAGGAGAACAACTTGGTTGATGCTTATTGACAAGCTTTCAAAGAAGTCACTATTACATGCAGTTTTATTAGATTTCTCAAAGAATCAATGTGATAAATCTGCTGACAAACGTCGATCGGAGAGGAGTTTTCAAGTTGGGGGATCTCCTATGTACAGGATAGAAAGAAAGCTTGGTAAAGGTGGATTTGGTCAGGTGTTTGTTGGAAGACGTGTTAGTGATGGAAATGAACGTGCAACTGGTTCTACAGCCATGGAGGTAGCTCTGAAATTTAAGCATAGAAACAGCAAAGGTTGTAGTTATGGTCCTCCTTACGAATGGCAAGTTTACAATGCTCTAGGTGGTAGTCACGGAGTTCCAAAAGTGCACTACAAAGGAAAACAATGAGACTATTATGTGAGGGTTATGGACATATTAGGGCCCAGTTTATGGGATGTTTGGAATCCTTCAGGTCAAACGATGTCTGCAGAAATGGTAGCTTGTATAGCTGTTGAGTCCCTATCTTTACTAGAGAAGATGCACTCCAAAGGTTATGTGCATGGGGATGTTAAACCTGAGAACTTTTTACTTGGTCAACCATCCACGCCACAAGAGAAGAAGTTGTTTCTTGTTGACCGTGGATTAGCAACAAAATGGAAAGATAGCAGCAGTGAACTGCATGTTGATTATGATCAACGACCTGATATGTTTAGAGGAACTGTTCGATATGCAAGTGTCCATGCGCATTTGGGAAGCACTGTTAGCAGAAGAGATGATCCTGAGTCTCTTGCTTATACGCTCATATTTTTACATCAAGGCCGGCTACCATGGTAGAAACATGCATTCCAAGTCAAATTTCCTCATTTTCAGCCTTGAGGACAAGGCTGTTTTCTGGGAAAGGAATATTGTTATGAGCAGAAAAGTTAGCAGGAGATATTTGTGAAGATTAAGTGAAACGGAGAGTTTTGGGAAGGGGGTCTGTTAGTTTAATTGAAACGGGGAGTTTAGAAGATTAGTTATATGGTGCGTTTAATCACAACAGAAATTGTCCACGTCACTTTGTTAGTTTTCCTTTAAAACTGCATGTAATGCATGAGGTATTCTTCATGAATGAAAACAGAAGAAAATCCAGTATTCTCAAtcttctctctatttttctctctcttctccGATTACTCTCTTTTCTACTTTCAAATTCTGGTTCGTACCAATCTGAATTGTATGATAACATATAACTTTGAGAttgggaaaaataatttttttttaaattaaagaaaaaaataaagaaactaaatttcaaGCATGAAAAGTACAAAAGAAAGAACTGTATTTATAAAAGATGAGTTACTTCACTCAGATTGGAGTACCCTTAAACAAGTTTATGCTTGTAAAGAAAGAAActgaattttgatttcatttgctgtggcaaaatttttaatttcaaaaacagTATAACATATTGAAAGCCTGCCTACATCTCGGCagaaaaatttacaaattctTTCATCAGACAATTTAAATGATGCAATGCAAAGATTCATCAATGTATGAtctttttatcataaaatgGCTGTTTTACTGGAAAACTTGATATGTATTGTCTTTCACATTCTTCTGTGCTGAATGGTCTCCGAAAACTGCAATAATCAACTATAGATAACCCTTTCCTCAGCGCCGCCAGAGCCGACCTTGTTGTTTCTGTTCTTGAACTCGCCTGTGTCATCAAAGGCAGTAAGCGTTTATCAATGTTATAAAAATGGCATATCGAAGTCAGATTTTACTTGACAATACACAAATATAAGAAGATAATTCACCTTTGATACTCTTTAGAACGCTCGAGAAACTCTTTCGCGATatcttttctttcatatgaTTGCAATACTTGTCTGATATCAGCCGGACTATTGCGGGCTACATCTGTgaacaaatcaaaacaaatggTACTATAATCAACAAATGAATATAggaaacataaaatttgaacaaagGCGATGTGCAGAGGAAAAAGCAACAACATAAGACTTACATTCAAGAAATGGAATAAGGTCTAAAAGTGCGGTATCATCAGTCTCGAGTTTATATGGCTTAATAGGGACACAATTTTCTGGTTGAAGGCTAGAATCAAATGCATGAGCACTCACATATAAAATCTTGGTTGGATCCCTGTTTAGCTTTGAAAGATCCTGCCAACAGGAACTATTTGTTAACAATAAGGCTTCTTTTTAAGTAGCAGCTTGTAAAGGCACTGTCTCATAGATCAATACGCATAGTATTGTAGAAACTAAGGAGGCGAAAACCAAAAGCAAAATGTTTTGAAGGGAAGAGATTGACTATGAcatggtaaaagtattatggaggcCCCTGTGttaggagttagattgcattttgccccctttACTCAAAAACTGGATAAATTAATCCCtgtatgttagattaaagagtaaactaaACTTTCTGTTAAAAACTTCATCCATtgctattgttaaaaactggtgcagttgataaaataaccaaacagtTACACCTAATCTGTCACGTGTACCTCATGCTAATGTACaaggaccaatttttaacagtagaaatggatggaaCTTGCAACAGAAAGGCTGGTTTgctttttaatctaatgtacagggattaatttgcccatttttttagtagagggggtGAAATGCAATACGACTCCTAGTATaagggcctccatggtacttttaccactATAACATACTCTATAATGCTTGCCATCCTGATATTTAGTAGCACCCCTTGATAGCCTATATCGTATACAATGGTTAGTGTCCAACCTTTCACAAACAGGATCAACATACTGCATAGCCAAAAACAAACTAATTATGAACTTGCAGGCAACATCAGTTATGATATACTTGTGTATTTAAAATGGTAGCCACaatgaaaaatatcaaattaccatattcATCTGGTCAGAATAGACAACAATTTCATAGAACTTTGCTAGATGTTCCAGAAAGGCATCAACACCAGGTCTTTTGAAGGTACGCCAGCCTCTCTCTCGCTTTGCCAACCAAAGAGGGAACGTGTTAGATACCGTAAACGTGAaatggaaaataattttaagtcaAATTCTTACCTTCCAGTCTGTATAAAGTAATGTCTCGTTCAGATCTAGGACAAGAGTGAAAACATGCTGTTCTAGAGGATGCAAATCAGGAAGAAGCTTATCCGAAGTCGGTTCAGTATATTCCTGAAAATACGAGATAAAATTATGagaacaaaacaaaagataGGCCGACAATAATAGAAAACCggaaacaagagaaagaagaacaCTCCTCACCAGCAAATGTTCTTCCACTAACCTCCTGAGATCCAGATAAGATTCAAGTGCTTTAGCCGGAACTGAAATGTTACAAGCAAAGAAACCAGGAATAAATTGAGTTCGAACCAGAGCATgtaaacaaatcaatcattgaCCAACATGATAGACAGCAACCAGCACCAACGGAATTTTCTTTTCTGTCTCACCAAATCCATTTATAATAAAGCAGCCCGAATTTCTAAAGGaatattttggtaaaagtaccatggaggcctcTAAGAGATGAATTGCATTTTGacccctctactcaaaaaattggcaaattagtccctatatgttggatcaaaaagtaaattggtcCTTCTATTAAAAACTCTTCGGTTATTCTGTCAACCATGCTAGTTTTTATcagtagaaaaaaataatttttaacagaaaggacaattttgctctttgatctaatgtacaatgactaatttgcccattttcttagtagagggggcaaaatgcaatctaacacCTAATACAGCAGCTTCCAAGGTATTTTTACCGAAATATCTCCGGGCACTAGACAATGCAAACTGAATGCCCTGTTATGCAAATATTGTGCTAGTAATTAGGTTGACATACAGAACAAAGACTTTAGAGATAATTGTAACCATGAACAAACAAAGAAGCAATAAGAGAGAGAAACACAATAAGGTCCTCACCTGTCATTGCAGCAGAGTAAAGCAAGCCTCCATATTTCTGAAAAAGAtatggggaaaaaaaaaaagaactgtTACTTTCATATCTAATTTCTTCATAGTATTAGGACAAACTAAACAATGGATATATCACATTATTAAGACTTAGCTAAGGTACCGCAGATATACATTCAAATGATCAATCATAAAGAATGAACTAGGAGGCCCAATGATCAATCAAAATTACACCTAAACCAGTTATATGTCTAAAGCCAATTGCACattatatcaatcaaacaactaaaataaatagagaaaatcctttaaaataatcaatttctaAACAAAATCAAACTCACATCAATAGCAGAAGCATCTTCACTAGGAGCATAACTCGCTGCAGCCCGCAATGCCTTTGCTTTATGATCTACTTCCTCACATGAACACTCTGCAAAtcatattaaattcttttttttaaaaccacttttaatcatataaaaaaaaaaccaaaatcacAAATGATCCGATCTTTttaaaaggggaaaaagaaaacttactATAAGAGAGATAACCAGCATAGCCAGTAGTTCCAGTAACACCTGCAATGAGTCCGTACTTGACAAAGCTCCAAATTTTCCCTCCCGAAACCTGTGGGGCAACTTTCGGCGCCGGAGGAGGAGGTGTCGACTGATCGGAGAGAATGGATTGTGAAGAAGTTATTGTTCCTTTAGAAGGATCCGAAGAAGAAGAAACCACTCCTGAACATAAACCCCTTTGAGAAATACTCTTTGAActgaaattatttgaaattgttcGCGATCTAAGAACAATGGAAGACATTTTTATTAGAGTTTCTGATttggcttcttttttttttattgatggagattttaaattaattagggtttagggttttagaaatCGAAAGTGAGCGATGAAATCAAAATGTTGAATTTAAGGGGAGTGTTTGGAAGTTGGTGTTGAACTATTCTATTAGAGTCCAGAATGGGGATTGTGGAATTCGTTCTTTGGTATTtgactttgtttttcttttgggtaaactacagaTTTAGTCACTTACATGTAGTTAAATTATAGTTTGGTCACTAACTTTTAAAAGGTTTGATATGGTCACTATAGTTATCgatttgttatattttgatcattAAGCCATTAACAATGTAGTAATAAGTTGACTTGGCACGttatatcatcatttcaaacaaaattttaagtcaaaTTGCACATAAGTAATccctatatattttattgttgaacattttaatttttttcttctttcttttatttctttatttcttttgttaccTTGTTCTTCACTTCCAAAATTATTAGAGGAAACATCATAAAAGTATGTTTGTGTGAACTTCTCAACTtccttttactaaattattacaATACCTTAGTGTTTTATATTTATGCCATATCTGAAGCTTCTTTTGGGATCATGATATCTTCCTTGTCCTAGCAAAGAAGATACCGGAGGAAAGGATACTCACTTCATATGTGCATATGAACAAGAAATAGGTGTAGCAAATAGAGTTGGTGGCTAGTTACTATTATTAGAAACTGATGTCTAACTTTACATTTGCTATCCTAGAGGAGCTAATCGACCCAACCACATTCACATAAAAAGCaacaaatataatcaataaTACCAACAGTACAAGCATGGTGTTATTGCAAGCATAACGGTGTCAAATTATAACATAGTAGTTTACAATAAAACATTTTAgcaagtattccaaggatcgttCTTCCATAAGGATTCATTAGGGAAAGCATTAATCGATTACCTCATGTATAAGGtaatttactaatctaatttacTCAAGTATTATTAGTGCAAGTCGAATGAAAAGCATAAAGAAAGTACACTAACTTAGCAATCAAACAAATTAACctaatttccttttttcttgtCTTAGACTATGCAAATAATCAAGGTGATGGTC
This sequence is a window from Gossypium raimondii isolate GPD5lz chromosome 5, ASM2569854v1, whole genome shotgun sequence. Protein-coding genes within it:
- the LOC105768545 gene encoding mitochondrial import inner membrane translocase subunit TIM50 isoform X3 gives rise to the protein MSSIVLRSRTISNNFSSKSISQRGLCSGVVSSSSDPSKGTITSSQSILSDQSTPPPPAPKVAPQVSGGKIWSFVKYGLIAGVTGTTGYAGYLSYKCSCEEVDHKAKALRAAASYAPSEDASAIDKYGGLLYSAAMTVPAKALESYLDLRRLVEEHLLEYTEPTSDKLLPDLHPLEQHVFTLVLDLNETLLYTDWKRERGWRTFKRPGVDAFLEHLAKFYEIVVYSDQMNMYVDPVCERLDTNHCIRYRLSRGATKYQDGKHYRDLSKLNRDPTKILYVSAHAFDSSLQPENCVPIKPYKLETDDTALLDLIPFLEYVARNSPADIRQVLQSYERKDIAKEFLERSKEYQRRVQEQKQQGRLWRR
- the LOC105768545 gene encoding mitochondrial import inner membrane translocase subunit TIM50 isoform X1; amino-acid sequence: MSSIVLRSRTISNNFSSKSISQRGLCSGVVSSSSDPSKGTITSSQSILSDQSTPPPPAPKVAPQVSGGKIWSFVKYGLIAGVTGTTGYAGYLSYKCSCEEVDHKAKALRAAASYAPSEDASAIDKYGGLLYSAAMTVPAKALESYLDLRRLVEEHLLEYTEPTSDKLLPDLHPLEQHVFTLVLDLNETLLYTDWKRERGWRTFKRPGVDAFLEHLAKFYEIVVYSDQMNMYVDPVCERLDTNHCIRYRLSRGATKYQDGKHYRDLSKLNRDPTKILYVSAHAFDSSLQPENCVPIKPYKLETDDTALLDLIPFLEYVARNSPADIRQVLQSYERKDIAKEFLERSKEYQRRVQEQKQQGRLWQR